One genomic window of Carassius auratus strain Wakin chromosome 14, ASM336829v1, whole genome shotgun sequence includes the following:
- the LOC113114062 gene encoding ETS-related transcription factor Elf-2-like isoform X1 → MTSVVIVDGGGNILEFVAGDEEAQQEVCPDGVEAGGEKACPAVIVEQVNSADVEQCYAAQVLVYDDQNTYLVQDVAEEQVVETELLEMGAVEVSVHDKTIEAAEALLHMDSPSSLQGDRSTEELLSEVEVEVRTEDMGPVAKDIVVLQENDLLKKKKRAGRKSRTPGSFCDGSLDMVYKRKSKESKGSTTYLWEFLLDLLQDKETCPKYIKWTQKEKGIFKLVDSKAVSKLWGRHKNKPDMNYETMGRALRYYYQRGILSKVEGQRLVYQFKEMPKDIVFIDDDNMDDSIDEGKREFPAASNRSNSKGKGTPVSPSTTVPKIINLTSGQDAFMTVQQSPDNIATAPGTVRLAMQVPVLMTTQGQKISTVTVNSPTVRSPILTAANSVTGGNNTGKVVYQAVPTLVPAQGQSGERITLQLITLPTMPGKPGTPITLSTLSPVTVPTSNAQVLKLTVPSNISTTASTAPATVVTSQPGVTVVPNAQPAMSLQDVTIIKVETPEVSLDQTVNMAAENTPSTQTNPTTTQS, encoded by the exons ATGACCTCTGTGGTGATCGTAGATGGTGGAGGGAATATACTGGAGTTTGTTGCTGGAGATGAGGAAGCTCAGCAG GAGGTCTGTCCTGATGGGGTGGAGGCTGGCGGAGAGAAGGCCTGCCCTGCAGTGATAGTGGAGCAGGTGAATAGTGCTGATGTGGAGCAGTGTTATGCTGCTCAGGTGTTGGTCTATGATGATCAGAATACCTACCTGGTGCAGGATGTGGCTGAGGAACAAGTTGTGGAGACTGAGTTGCTGGAGATGGGAGCAG tggagGTCTCTGTGCATGATAAAACTATTGAAGCAGCTGAAGCTCTGCTGCACATGGATTCACCGTCCAGCTTGCAGGGTGATCGCAGCACAG AGGAGCTTTTATCAGAGGTGGAGGTGGAAGTGAGAACAGAGGATATGGGACCCGTTGCCAAGGATATTGTTGTCCTGCAGGAGAACGatttactgaagaagaaaaagagag CAGGACGAAAATCCAGAACTCCAGGGAGTTTCTGTGATGGTTCCCTGGATATGGTCTATAAGAGGAAATCAAAAGAAAGCAAGG GCTCAACCACTTACCTGTGGGAGTTCCTATTGGACCTTCTTCAGGACAAGGAAACCTGTCCGAAGTATATTAAGTGGACTCAGAAAGAGAAGGGCATATTCAAGCTTGTGGACTCCAAAGCGGTGTCTAAATTATGGGGCAGACATAAGAATAAACCTGATATGAACTATGAGACAATGGGGCGAGCACTCAG gtaTTACTATCAGCGGGGCATTTTATCAAAAGTGGAAGGACAAAGACTTGTGTATCAGTTTAAGGAGATGCCCAAAGACATTGTTTTCATAGATGATGACAATATGGACGACAGCATTGACGAAGGAAAAAGAGAATTCCCAGCTGCATCCAATCGCAGCAATTCAAAAGGCAAAGGGACTCCAGTCTCTCCCTCTACTACTGTACCTAAAATCATCAATCTAACCTCAGGACAAGATGCCTTCATGACTGTGCAACAGTCGCCAGACAACATAGCCACAGCCCCTGG GACAGTGAGGCTTGCCATGCAAGTTCCTGTACTTATGACAACACAGGGTCAGAAAATCTCCACAGTAACTGTCAACTCTCCCACCGTCCGCTCTCCGATCCTCACTGCGGCCAACTCAGTCACTGGGGGTAACAACACAGGCAAAGTGGTATACCAGGCCGTGCCAACGCTAGTGCCTGCTCAGGGCCAAAGCGGTGAGAGAATCACCTTGCAGCTCATCACCCTTCCCACCATGCCTGGCAAACCCGGCACTCCCATCACTCTGAGCACACTCTCCCCCGTCACCGTGCCTACCAGCAACGCCCAAGTCCTGAAGCTCACCGTCCCCTCCAACATCTCCACGACTGCCTCCACAGCTCCTGCAACTGTGGTGAcctcgcagccgggagtgaccgTGGTGCCGAACGCACAGCCAGCGATGTCTTTACAGGATGTGACTATTATTAAGGTTGAAACTCCTGAGGTTTCTTTGGATCAGACAGTTAACATGGCTGCGGAGAACACACCGAGCACACAGACGAACCCCACCACCACACAGAGCTGA
- the LOC113114062 gene encoding ETS-related transcription factor Elf-2-like isoform X2: MTSVVIVDGGGNILEFVAGDEEAQQEVCPDGVEAGGEKACPAVIVEQVNSADVEQCYAAQVLVYDDQNTYLVQDVAEEQVVETELLEMGAVEVSVHDKTIEAAEALLHMDSPSSLQGDRSTEELLSEVEVEVRTEDMGPVAKDIVVLQENDLLKKKKRGRKSRTPGSFCDGSLDMVYKRKSKESKGSTTYLWEFLLDLLQDKETCPKYIKWTQKEKGIFKLVDSKAVSKLWGRHKNKPDMNYETMGRALRYYYQRGILSKVEGQRLVYQFKEMPKDIVFIDDDNMDDSIDEGKREFPAASNRSNSKGKGTPVSPSTTVPKIINLTSGQDAFMTVQQSPDNIATAPGTVRLAMQVPVLMTTQGQKISTVTVNSPTVRSPILTAANSVTGGNNTGKVVYQAVPTLVPAQGQSGERITLQLITLPTMPGKPGTPITLSTLSPVTVPTSNAQVLKLTVPSNISTTASTAPATVVTSQPGVTVVPNAQPAMSLQDVTIIKVETPEVSLDQTVNMAAENTPSTQTNPTTTQS, encoded by the exons ATGACCTCTGTGGTGATCGTAGATGGTGGAGGGAATATACTGGAGTTTGTTGCTGGAGATGAGGAAGCTCAGCAG GAGGTCTGTCCTGATGGGGTGGAGGCTGGCGGAGAGAAGGCCTGCCCTGCAGTGATAGTGGAGCAGGTGAATAGTGCTGATGTGGAGCAGTGTTATGCTGCTCAGGTGTTGGTCTATGATGATCAGAATACCTACCTGGTGCAGGATGTGGCTGAGGAACAAGTTGTGGAGACTGAGTTGCTGGAGATGGGAGCAG tggagGTCTCTGTGCATGATAAAACTATTGAAGCAGCTGAAGCTCTGCTGCACATGGATTCACCGTCCAGCTTGCAGGGTGATCGCAGCACAG AGGAGCTTTTATCAGAGGTGGAGGTGGAAGTGAGAACAGAGGATATGGGACCCGTTGCCAAGGATATTGTTGTCCTGCAGGAGAACGatttactgaagaagaaaaagagag GACGAAAATCCAGAACTCCAGGGAGTTTCTGTGATGGTTCCCTGGATATGGTCTATAAGAGGAAATCAAAAGAAAGCAAGG GCTCAACCACTTACCTGTGGGAGTTCCTATTGGACCTTCTTCAGGACAAGGAAACCTGTCCGAAGTATATTAAGTGGACTCAGAAAGAGAAGGGCATATTCAAGCTTGTGGACTCCAAAGCGGTGTCTAAATTATGGGGCAGACATAAGAATAAACCTGATATGAACTATGAGACAATGGGGCGAGCACTCAG gtaTTACTATCAGCGGGGCATTTTATCAAAAGTGGAAGGACAAAGACTTGTGTATCAGTTTAAGGAGATGCCCAAAGACATTGTTTTCATAGATGATGACAATATGGACGACAGCATTGACGAAGGAAAAAGAGAATTCCCAGCTGCATCCAATCGCAGCAATTCAAAAGGCAAAGGGACTCCAGTCTCTCCCTCTACTACTGTACCTAAAATCATCAATCTAACCTCAGGACAAGATGCCTTCATGACTGTGCAACAGTCGCCAGACAACATAGCCACAGCCCCTGG GACAGTGAGGCTTGCCATGCAAGTTCCTGTACTTATGACAACACAGGGTCAGAAAATCTCCACAGTAACTGTCAACTCTCCCACCGTCCGCTCTCCGATCCTCACTGCGGCCAACTCAGTCACTGGGGGTAACAACACAGGCAAAGTGGTATACCAGGCCGTGCCAACGCTAGTGCCTGCTCAGGGCCAAAGCGGTGAGAGAATCACCTTGCAGCTCATCACCCTTCCCACCATGCCTGGCAAACCCGGCACTCCCATCACTCTGAGCACACTCTCCCCCGTCACCGTGCCTACCAGCAACGCCCAAGTCCTGAAGCTCACCGTCCCCTCCAACATCTCCACGACTGCCTCCACAGCTCCTGCAACTGTGGTGAcctcgcagccgggagtgaccgTGGTGCCGAACGCACAGCCAGCGATGTCTTTACAGGATGTGACTATTATTAAGGTTGAAACTCCTGAGGTTTCTTTGGATCAGACAGTTAACATGGCTGCGGAGAACACACCGAGCACACAGACGAACCCCACCACCACACAGAGCTGA
- the LOC113114062 gene encoding ETS-related transcription factor Elf-2-like isoform X3: MEVSVHDKTIEAAEALLHMDSPSSLQGDRSTEELLSEVEVEVRTEDMGPVAKDIVVLQENDLLKKKKRAGRKSRTPGSFCDGSLDMVYKRKSKESKGSTTYLWEFLLDLLQDKETCPKYIKWTQKEKGIFKLVDSKAVSKLWGRHKNKPDMNYETMGRALRYYYQRGILSKVEGQRLVYQFKEMPKDIVFIDDDNMDDSIDEGKREFPAASNRSNSKGKGTPVSPSTTVPKIINLTSGQDAFMTVQQSPDNIATAPGTVRLAMQVPVLMTTQGQKISTVTVNSPTVRSPILTAANSVTGGNNTGKVVYQAVPTLVPAQGQSGERITLQLITLPTMPGKPGTPITLSTLSPVTVPTSNAQVLKLTVPSNISTTASTAPATVVTSQPGVTVVPNAQPAMSLQDVTIIKVETPEVSLDQTVNMAAENTPSTQTNPTTTQS; the protein is encoded by the exons A tggagGTCTCTGTGCATGATAAAACTATTGAAGCAGCTGAAGCTCTGCTGCACATGGATTCACCGTCCAGCTTGCAGGGTGATCGCAGCACAG AGGAGCTTTTATCAGAGGTGGAGGTGGAAGTGAGAACAGAGGATATGGGACCCGTTGCCAAGGATATTGTTGTCCTGCAGGAGAACGatttactgaagaagaaaaagagag CAGGACGAAAATCCAGAACTCCAGGGAGTTTCTGTGATGGTTCCCTGGATATGGTCTATAAGAGGAAATCAAAAGAAAGCAAGG GCTCAACCACTTACCTGTGGGAGTTCCTATTGGACCTTCTTCAGGACAAGGAAACCTGTCCGAAGTATATTAAGTGGACTCAGAAAGAGAAGGGCATATTCAAGCTTGTGGACTCCAAAGCGGTGTCTAAATTATGGGGCAGACATAAGAATAAACCTGATATGAACTATGAGACAATGGGGCGAGCACTCAG gtaTTACTATCAGCGGGGCATTTTATCAAAAGTGGAAGGACAAAGACTTGTGTATCAGTTTAAGGAGATGCCCAAAGACATTGTTTTCATAGATGATGACAATATGGACGACAGCATTGACGAAGGAAAAAGAGAATTCCCAGCTGCATCCAATCGCAGCAATTCAAAAGGCAAAGGGACTCCAGTCTCTCCCTCTACTACTGTACCTAAAATCATCAATCTAACCTCAGGACAAGATGCCTTCATGACTGTGCAACAGTCGCCAGACAACATAGCCACAGCCCCTGG GACAGTGAGGCTTGCCATGCAAGTTCCTGTACTTATGACAACACAGGGTCAGAAAATCTCCACAGTAACTGTCAACTCTCCCACCGTCCGCTCTCCGATCCTCACTGCGGCCAACTCAGTCACTGGGGGTAACAACACAGGCAAAGTGGTATACCAGGCCGTGCCAACGCTAGTGCCTGCTCAGGGCCAAAGCGGTGAGAGAATCACCTTGCAGCTCATCACCCTTCCCACCATGCCTGGCAAACCCGGCACTCCCATCACTCTGAGCACACTCTCCCCCGTCACCGTGCCTACCAGCAACGCCCAAGTCCTGAAGCTCACCGTCCCCTCCAACATCTCCACGACTGCCTCCACAGCTCCTGCAACTGTGGTGAcctcgcagccgggagtgaccgTGGTGCCGAACGCACAGCCAGCGATGTCTTTACAGGATGTGACTATTATTAAGGTTGAAACTCCTGAGGTTTCTTTGGATCAGACAGTTAACATGGCTGCGGAGAACACACCGAGCACACAGACGAACCCCACCACCACACAGAGCTGA
- the LOC113114062 gene encoding ETS-related transcription factor Elf-2-like isoform X4, producing MEVSVHDKTIEAAEALLHMDSPSSLQGDRSTEELLSEVEVEVRTEDMGPVAKDIVVLQENDLLKKKKRAGRKSRTPGSFCDGSLDMVYKRKSKESKGSTTYLWEFLLDLLQDKETCPKYIKWTQKEKGIFKLVDSKAVSKLWGRHKNKPDMNYETMGRALRYYYQRGILSKVEGQRLVYQFKEMPKDIVFIDDDNMDDSIDEGKREFPAASNRSNSKGKGTPVSPSTTVPKIINLTSGQDAFMTVQQSPDNIATAPGTVRLAMQVPVLMTTQGQKISTVTVNSPTVRSPILTAANSVTGGNNTGKVVYQAVPTLVPAQGQSGERITLQLITLPTMPGKPGTPITLSTLSPVTVPTSNAQVLKLTVPSNISTTASTAPATVVTSQPGVTVVPNAQPAMSLQDVTIIKVETPEVSLDQTVNMAAENTPSTQTNPTTTQS from the exons a tggagGTCTCTGTGCATGATAAAACTATTGAAGCAGCTGAAGCTCTGCTGCACATGGATTCACCGTCCAGCTTGCAGGGTGATCGCAGCACAG AGGAGCTTTTATCAGAGGTGGAGGTGGAAGTGAGAACAGAGGATATGGGACCCGTTGCCAAGGATATTGTTGTCCTGCAGGAGAACGatttactgaagaagaaaaagagag CAGGACGAAAATCCAGAACTCCAGGGAGTTTCTGTGATGGTTCCCTGGATATGGTCTATAAGAGGAAATCAAAAGAAAGCAAGG GCTCAACCACTTACCTGTGGGAGTTCCTATTGGACCTTCTTCAGGACAAGGAAACCTGTCCGAAGTATATTAAGTGGACTCAGAAAGAGAAGGGCATATTCAAGCTTGTGGACTCCAAAGCGGTGTCTAAATTATGGGGCAGACATAAGAATAAACCTGATATGAACTATGAGACAATGGGGCGAGCACTCAG gtaTTACTATCAGCGGGGCATTTTATCAAAAGTGGAAGGACAAAGACTTGTGTATCAGTTTAAGGAGATGCCCAAAGACATTGTTTTCATAGATGATGACAATATGGACGACAGCATTGACGAAGGAAAAAGAGAATTCCCAGCTGCATCCAATCGCAGCAATTCAAAAGGCAAAGGGACTCCAGTCTCTCCCTCTACTACTGTACCTAAAATCATCAATCTAACCTCAGGACAAGATGCCTTCATGACTGTGCAACAGTCGCCAGACAACATAGCCACAGCCCCTGG GACAGTGAGGCTTGCCATGCAAGTTCCTGTACTTATGACAACACAGGGTCAGAAAATCTCCACAGTAACTGTCAACTCTCCCACCGTCCGCTCTCCGATCCTCACTGCGGCCAACTCAGTCACTGGGGGTAACAACACAGGCAAAGTGGTATACCAGGCCGTGCCAACGCTAGTGCCTGCTCAGGGCCAAAGCGGTGAGAGAATCACCTTGCAGCTCATCACCCTTCCCACCATGCCTGGCAAACCCGGCACTCCCATCACTCTGAGCACACTCTCCCCCGTCACCGTGCCTACCAGCAACGCCCAAGTCCTGAAGCTCACCGTCCCCTCCAACATCTCCACGACTGCCTCCACAGCTCCTGCAACTGTGGTGAcctcgcagccgggagtgaccgTGGTGCCGAACGCACAGCCAGCGATGTCTTTACAGGATGTGACTATTATTAAGGTTGAAACTCCTGAGGTTTCTTTGGATCAGACAGTTAACATGGCTGCGGAGAACACACCGAGCACACAGACGAACCCCACCACCACACAGAGCTGA